In Sesamum indicum cultivar Zhongzhi No. 13 linkage group LG8, S_indicum_v1.0, whole genome shotgun sequence, the sequence ataattttctctttctttctttccaaCTTTATCATTCAAACttctttaatcatattttccataaaattaatcaaaaatgattttaacaaaaatataaatatattttctttttatattttatatagaataaatttaagtacATACAATGAGTGTCTTATTGTTGCTAATAATACATACCCCTCGTGACCCGATTTGTTACAtggttaaaaaataacatactaatagatatttaatatattaaaataagtcaGCAAGAAGGGGAACAAAACCTCAATATGAGCAAAAGTAAGAAGAATCATAGGAGATATTTTCAATTGTCCATCTTatatcaatttgaattttgacaaaCTAAAATCCTTGCAAGTTGTTGTTTGCTTCATCGAGTTGCTTCTTCCATATGATTTTAGGCCACATTTTGATGGAAGTGAttagaaaaaagtattttaaaggatttgaaatccgATTTAACGTAGAGTTATTCAGACAAaatcaaactttattttaaatttgaaaatcctACCTTCAAATCCACCgcaaaattgaatatttaacttaaaataatttggcaatttatatataagttgaggggtttgataattattatcgaatttaaaaaattatgaactgAATTTAATCATTAATCTAATTGAACTCAATATAAGCTTTATTTGAACAAAAGATGAATCCatctcaaataatttgatatttttaaacgTAATTTATGGTCTTTGCACTGATAAAATATAGCTCATATCAAACTTAAAATCTTATCAAACTGTTCTATTCAAACTtggtttgttaaatttaaaaaattgaattcaaacaaatatttatctaaTGTCGAGTCAtctgattaatttttaacactTACTTTAATTTCATGATCCGCAGCTTATTACACAAATAATAAACAGTTGGATTTCATTTAACGGGATTTGGTCGTATGTAAAATTTTACGATCACTTCACCCCTGCgataaaaagtttatattttccACTTAATGatttaaagaaaaagcaatTCAACCTATATCTGAAATGAATACCCCCAACCCAGCCCAAGGCATAATCTCAAACAGTGCATCAATATCCACGCAAGCACGGTTGCAAATTCTAGCAACACTTAAAgatcatagaaaaataatatcatcaaaaCATGGCATAAAATTTGGTCAATCCAATAATCctctaaaatagaaaaataaatagcaaaattcATCTCCAAAAGGAAAGGACAGAAACGGTGGAGTTTTCTCAAAACTTGTTCAACTATATGATAGACCACTCGGTACAAAGCTCAAGCCTTCCTGGGTTTGCTTGTTGCCAATTGGGATTCAGGCTGCACAACCAAAGAGTGGACAGGTACTGATTATTCGTCGAAAAAGTAAGGAATATGCCAATTTgaccaacaaaaagaaaaatatggttACCTCCTTCTTGACTGGCTCTTCCTTTTCGGATAGAATCAACTCAATATGGCAGGGAGATGACATGTATGCTGTTAACGACATCTTCATGTTAGCAAATTGAAGTCCACAAGATTCAGAACAAAATGGTTAAGGATAGAAGAAACAATAGGTCTACGTACGGTTTATTCTTCCGTGAGCACGGTATGTTCGGCGTCTTTGCTTCTGCGCCTGGTTAACCTGAATGTGAGAAATGTAGAGAGCATCCACATCCAAGCCTTTCACCTGCCACAAAGATCATCATCACCTACTGAATTTAAATGCAAATGATGAGTTCAAAAAGAAGCTGGGAGAAGAGATGAATGGTTTTACCTCAGCATTACTTTCAGCATTCTTAAGCAGATCCAAGATGAATTTAGCAGACTTCACAGGCCAGCGTCCCTGTCCATTCGAGTGCCTGTTTTTTGCCTGAGCAGTTCGGCCTACACCTCCACAGAAGCGGGTGAAAGGTATGGCCTGCTTGTGAACAAGCACATCCTCTAAATACCTCTTGGCCTTGCCTAGGGGAAGCTTCCTAATAGCATGTGCTGTCTCCCTGGTGTTCTGTATAAAGGTTGGAAAGAAGTTATTATGATCTGTAGATTACTGCACAAATCCATATACTCTTTATGTGATAAGACAGCCAGTATAAGCTGATAGGGTTAAACAAAAAAGTCGCAGCAAACGGGAAGGGAGAATATCTGTGGTTGATAAGGAACTCTTAATGAAGACCATACATTTATGAATAATGGAAGGCATTTAATAGGTCATGAAGGCAGTACATCTCACATTAACACACAATATAATGCTACCAATCCATCCCAGTTTTCCACCATATCTAAACTGCAAATCCCAGCAGGAGAAAGATATATACGAGTACTATTTAAATCAGTCTCCAGGCATAGCACAACTTTGATCGGATACACAATAAAATCAACTGAAATATGCAGAAATGTAGCATTGTTTACTGAACCATCAATCATTGCAATAACTCAAGAGGTTCACCCAATAACATTGCGGATTTTTATCCCTGAAGTTTACGAGAGACCCGTTCACAAATGGCAACAGATCCCTGCTTTTTTCATCAGGTTATACCAACATAAACCCCCAAAGTAAAGCTTTACATCAGATTTTCTCTTTAACCCTGCACTTAGCTCATTATGCTACCTCAAAGGTATCATAAAAAGGCACATGAAACACAAGTAACATCCAAATCACAACCTCCACTTCTACCAATCAAAAATCCATGGGACAAACATTTCTATAActgaaaaaagcaaaaatgtaGCATTGTTTACTGAACCATCAATCATCCAATATGTCAATAGGTTCACCCAATAACATTACGGATTTTTATCCCTGAAGTTTACAAGAGACCCGTTCACAAATGGCAACAGATCCCTGCTTTTTTCACCAGGTTACACTAACATAAACCCACAAAACAAAGCTTTAGAAAagattttttctctttaaccTTGGACTTAGCTCATTATGGTACCTCAAAGATATCATAAAAAGGCACATGAAACATATCTAACATCCAAATCACAACCTCCACTTCTACCAACCAAAAATCCATGGGACAAACATTTCTGTAActgaaaaaagcaaaaatgtaGCATTGTTTACTGAACCATCAATCATCCAATATGTCAATAGGTTCACCCAATAACATTACAGATTTTTATCCCTGAAGTTTACGAGAGACCCGTTCACAAATGGCAACAGATCCCTGCTTTTTTCATCAGGTTACACTAACATAAACCTGCAAAGCAAACCTTTAGAACagattttttctctttaaccTTGCAATTAGCTCATTATGGTACCTCAAAGATATCATAAAAGGCACATGAAACATATCTAACATCCAAATCACAACCTCCACTTCTACCAATCAAAATCCATGGGACAGACATTTCTATAACTGAAAAAAGCAAAACTGTAGCATTGTTTACTGAACCATCAATCATCCAATATTTCAATAGGTTCACCCAATAACATTACAGATTTTTATCCCTGAAGTTTACGAGAGACCCGTTCACAAAAGGCAACAGATCCCTGCTTTTTTCATCAGGTTACACTACATAATCTCCCAAATGAAGGTTAAACATCACGAATTTTTTTCAGGACACTACAACCAATTGAACCTGTAACCATTCAACCGCAGCAACTTTATTCATGTAAAATTTAAGGCACACAAACCCAAACATACTATTAATGtcacaaacaaaaaagacaataaaatTTCACAGAAACTACAGGCAAATCCATCCAGACAATTCGACAGTCAAATCAATAAaaggggaaaaataaaaaccatcTGCTACAAACAAAACTCAGAAATATTAGGTATCAAACAAAAACAGTTGCAGAAAACTAGTGGAAAGTAACCACAAAAAAACTGTTCGCACCTTGAAATGAACTCTGAGATCGGATCCCCTAGCCTTGCAAGCTGCAAAAGTTCAAATTTGACCAGAATGAACAAACCAATTCTacgcaaaattaaaaattaattatcactataacaacagaaaaaatgaaaaatagaaaacgtAGCAGTAACTTACATTTGGTGGGATTGTCAGGCTCTCTCGAGTACTTTACCTGATAAATAGatcaacataaattaaatctgaaaaaaaaaaaagaaagaacatgCCGCACAAATTGATCAGATAGAAAGAGAACCGGAGGACATACCATTGTCGTTGCTGCTTCTGCTGCGCAGTGGAGAAAATACTCTGGCGTTAGGGTTTTACTTTGAGCAGCAAAGCTGCAGACTACTTGTTGCGCCGGGTTTTATAAATCTCCCATAAAAATGAAACCCTAAAGACCCAAGTGAAGAGTAATGGGCTGGGCTACCCGTTTTTGGGCTCCTTAATTTTGTCTTACTATAGTTTTGGGCCTGTGGCCCATTAGtctagagagagagcgagaaagaagaaaatgctTGCAGCTTGCTTGTGAGATACGTCTCGTTCCGGTTAAGTCAGGTGGTATTTGATTGCtgaataattttctcatttcaatCAAAAATTATCTCAAACACATCTCACTCCTCTCACAAAATCATTCACCtcacttataattatttatttttcttatttaatatcttttatgCATTGTAtcaattattatcattatatttttatctcacaTCCAATCAcatactaaataaaaaaattcatcccAACCAGACTTATTccatcttaattttttcattgagATGAGATGAAAAAACGTACAATCAATCACGACCTGATTGCtcctaaataaaaaaggtTAGATAGTGACTAACTTTGTTAAGATTATCCCAActaaaataaatctattttttttatacggAATATTTCTTTCATCAAAGTTCGTTAAAAATTTGTCTAATTTCATCGTAACCCCAACTTATAGAAGTGTGAGTAAGTCAAATCCAATTTTAGCATTATGGGCTAGTCACCATTATTCCATAATACGCTGATATAAAGTGAATAATTTTACGTCCCTACCCCCACCAACATGCTAGTAGAAAgtcaaactcaattttcatTGGATCAGAAATTAAGGGTTGGCAACCATCAACCCATAATACACTCACATAAAGTGACAAATTTAACATTCTTATCGAAATTCCAACACTTGCCATTCAAGTGGAGATTGAGCACTCAACCGCCATACCACCATGTTGTGAtagttcttttaatttttattttggcaatcgatttataattgttatttttttcaaagatttcaaaataatatgataagttctttttaaaagaaaatgacaaagtTAATGATTCGTAACTTATTAGTAGtatgttaaaatttgacataattataaatatttttaattattttaaaaattatcaatacctccTCATATTTGATGGAATTATATGATTCTCGATGCATATCTGAAATTCTCAATTTCACCcttgacatatttttttattatttttattaaaaaaatttagaaaattataaaagaaccAGACAAGGtagatgaaaaattttgaaaaattaccactaagtccacaaaaaatttagaaaatatggtaaaattataatttatagtccaTAAAGGCAGTTTGATCAGTTCAACAAGTTGAGCTACCGCTCAAATTAGGGAGTGTtgataattttccaaatatcgagtgaatatttgtatttatatcaaatctcaaaagagctcactataattaatctatattaaattattaatcgagattttaatttaagtatgCATTAATACTTATatcaggaaaaagaaaaagaaaagaaaagatcaatGTCTTTGTTTATAACAAATTGACAAGAACAAAGTGAATCTAAATACACGTCATTTGGGTTTTGgcttatttactttattattatagaatatgtatatatatatatatataaatatttttttaataacaaaattagtGTAAGACTTGAACGAATTTactaaatactaattataaatatttaaatttataattaattattataacaaataataataataataattttacaaaataaaataaataaattgaccgAAGTCGTGGTTCGATCCACGACTCcccattaatttaaaaaaaaaagaattaaaagtcGTAGaccttatatttttcttgatcaattaaaataaattttatttatatatattttttataataaaaaagtaaataatcattTGGGTTTTCGCTAGCACCCtataaagtaatatatatttggaccTGCATCGactttttcagaaaatgtaaagagttcataattatttaatatattgaatttttttttagttataatctTGTTACAAGCttcctacataattttattttgtcaaaatattctaaattttatttttgaaataaatacaatatcttataaatgTTAGAGACATCTATAGCGTCGTAGTTTCAAAATAAGCTCATTTATTTTAGGCTCGTAATCAAGTtgttatttcaataattttattacgaaaaataaaaaagaaaaagaacaatcaagttttattcattaatagtAATATAACAGGAACAGAGGCAAAAATCGCAGACCAATCAATAACTTATATGCTAAAAATTGCCATTTATGGCACGTTACGTATATAGTAGCTCGCCTCACATTTTTAAGCTCcccaattttattattttgaagacGAAAAACACAACGCacagttcaaaattaaacGAAAACTAATGAAATAGACGCCAGCCCCATTACGAGCAAGACGCTGGTAACGACTTTCTGCCCGTTGCTAGCGCTTGTTGGTGTTGTCTTCGTATTATCGGAACTTGTGATTGTGGAAGAAGGTGGAGATTTTGCAGAGGCAGTAGAGCCAGAAGGAGAGTCTGCAGATGCGCCTGTGCTTGAATCTGCGTTGCCCACTTTGAAGATCTTTGCGTCGGGTGAATCTGCCGGGAGATTCAGTAatgctgaaaaaaaaaagaaaaagttatgcaattttattaatacatatttatgtaGAGGTAATCAGTTAGcaactgaaataaattttgatctttttggtgttctttttttaattgttgttaatatatacctttattatataattgattacgTCGAACTGCAAACCGATGATATAAGTACTGATTTCATTTACTGTGTAATTGAATCGTAGATATATGACTAAATTCGATGAGACTTccctgcatatatatatatagtaaaagtAACgtacaacattaaaaaaaataaaaaatataggattaGCGATAGGAAAATAACGGACAACtttaatattgtcattaattatatataataagtgataagaatttttattttatcaaaaaaataaatttcacaattttaataataataattatttgtaaaagtTGCCGCTAGCAAAGATCAATGACAAAAgaata encodes:
- the LOC105168400 gene encoding 60S ribosomal protein L17-2-like — protein: MVKYSREPDNPTKSCKARGSDLRVHFKNTRETAHAIRKLPLGKAKRYLEDVLVHKQAIPFTRFCGGVGRTAQAKNRHSNGQGRWPVKSAKFILDLLKNAESNAEVKGLDVDALYISHIQVNQAQKQRRRTYRAHGRINPYMSSPCHIELILSEKEEPVKKEPESQLATSKPRKA